A genomic region of Runella rosea contains the following coding sequences:
- a CDS encoding N-(5'-phosphoribosyl)anthranilate isomerase, whose product MLKTIVKISNVTNLSDARYCAGMGVEMLGFSIDETSDTYVDLKRFQDIRSWVSGVQIVAETDSLEAETLLEKLIQYQPDAIQVSHAELLPWLKSETSKPLILRIEADQDADTIEEIMTNYTAYATYFLLESSSDTALDGDWPSFLNTLSTRFSILLGFGVTVDNADFLLDDVNIAGIVLRGSDEIRPGYKEFGELMDVLEALEEE is encoded by the coding sequence ATGCTAAAAACCATTGTAAAAATCAGTAATGTTACCAACCTGTCAGACGCCCGCTATTGCGCGGGGATGGGGGTTGAGATGCTTGGATTTTCGATTGATGAAACAAGTGATACTTATGTTGACTTAAAGCGTTTTCAAGATATTCGGTCTTGGGTATCTGGGGTTCAAATTGTAGCCGAAACGGACTCCCTTGAGGCCGAAACATTGTTAGAAAAGTTGATTCAGTACCAGCCCGATGCGATTCAGGTGAGTCATGCCGAATTGTTGCCTTGGCTTAAAAGTGAAACCAGTAAGCCCCTTATCCTCCGCATTGAAGCCGATCAGGATGCCGACACCATTGAAGAAATCATGACCAATTATACGGCCTACGCGACGTATTTTTTGCTCGAATCAAGTTCAGACACCGCTTTAGATGGTGACTGGCCGTCATTTTTGAACACACTGTCTACTCGTTTTTCCATTTTATTAGGCTTCGGAGTTACGGTTGACAACGCAGATTTTCTCCTCGATGATGTAAATATTGCAGGTATTGTCCTGCGCGGAAGCGACGAAATTCGTCCGGGTTACAAAGAATTCGGGGAATTAATGGATGTGTTGGAAGCATTGGAAGAGGAATAA